The following proteins come from a genomic window of Athalia rosae chromosome 1, iyAthRosa1.1, whole genome shotgun sequence:
- the LOC105690795 gene encoding transmembrane protein 50A, whose amino-acid sequence MASCLENIQVSSCIWFGAGEKRNGLVSMLAGTLFFMGWWFIIDATAKYPDSVQNAYHVCGVFGTVSLLMVNTVTNAQIRGDAYDGGCLGARGARMWLFFGFVMGFSAVIAACWILFSDFITNGALHYWPGVGLFLQNVFIFLGSLTYKFGRSEDQWG is encoded by the exons ATGGCATCTTGTTTGGAGAATATTCAAGTTTCATCATGCATCTGGTTCGGGGCCGGTGAGAAAAGGAATGGTTTGGTGTCGATGCTTGCTGGAACTTTG TTTTTCATGGGATGGTGGTTCATCATCGATGCTACCGCCAAGTATCCTGATTCAGTGCAAAATGCATATCATGTCTGTGGAGTGTTCGGCACTGTATCACTTCTCAT ggTGAACACTGTAACAAATGCGCAGATTCGAGGAGATGCATATGATGGAGGCTGTCTCGGAGCTAGAGGTGCACGCATGTGGTTATTTTTTGGATTTGTTATGGGGTTCTCAGCAGTTATTGCAGCATGCTGGATCTTATTTTCTGACTTTATAACCAACG GAGCACTTCACTACTGGCCTGGTGTAGGTCTGTTCCTACAGAACGTCTTTATATTCCTGGGATCATTAACTTACAAGTTTGGCCGTTCCGAGGATCAGTGGGGTTGA